In Kitasatospora sp. NBC_00240, the following are encoded in one genomic region:
- a CDS encoding medium chain dehydrogenase/reductase family protein: MNAERRIEVVLPGVVAPEGLEIRESAVPQAGPGQIVVAMEATGVSFAEQQMRRGRYYDQPPFPFVPGYDLVGRVLTTGRGVDPGLAGRRVAALVKVGGWASHVVLDAGDAVEVPQGLTAAQAETVVVNGITAWQMLHRKARVRAGQTVLVHGANGGVGSVLVQLARAAGAKVIGTASVRHHDALRELGVLPVDYRAGDVPAQVRELAPGGVNAVFDHVGGRSVVDSWHLLAPGGTLISYGSASTRDDTGSKQWPVLKILARTWLWNTLPNGRRAHFYNIWAGRPLNKNRFRARLRTDLTQVFAAVQRGEVTARIAAQLPLAEAAEALRLAESGTVSGKVVLVP, encoded by the coding sequence ATGAACGCCGAACGTCGCATCGAGGTCGTCCTGCCGGGTGTCGTGGCGCCGGAGGGCCTGGAGATCCGCGAGAGCGCCGTACCGCAGGCGGGCCCGGGGCAGATCGTCGTCGCCATGGAGGCCACCGGCGTCTCGTTCGCCGAGCAGCAGATGCGTCGCGGGCGGTACTACGACCAGCCGCCGTTCCCGTTCGTCCCCGGCTACGACCTGGTGGGCCGGGTGCTGACCACCGGCCGGGGCGTCGACCCGGGCCTGGCCGGTCGACGGGTGGCCGCGCTGGTGAAGGTCGGCGGATGGGCCAGCCACGTGGTGCTCGACGCCGGCGACGCGGTGGAGGTCCCGCAGGGCCTCACGGCGGCGCAGGCCGAGACCGTCGTGGTCAACGGCATCACGGCCTGGCAGATGCTGCACCGCAAGGCCCGGGTGCGGGCCGGTCAGACCGTCCTGGTGCACGGCGCCAACGGCGGCGTCGGCTCGGTCCTGGTCCAACTCGCCCGCGCGGCAGGTGCGAAGGTGATCGGCACGGCCTCCGTCCGCCACCACGACGCCCTGCGGGAACTGGGTGTCCTCCCGGTCGACTACCGCGCCGGCGACGTGCCCGCCCAGGTGCGCGAACTGGCACCCGGCGGGGTGAACGCCGTCTTCGACCATGTCGGTGGCCGCAGCGTCGTCGACTCCTGGCACCTACTCGCCCCCGGCGGCACCCTCATCTCCTACGGCAGCGCCTCCACCCGCGACGACACCGGCTCCAAGCAGTGGCCCGTCCTGAAGATCCTCGCCCGCACCTGGCTCTGGAACACCCTGCCCAACGGACGCCGCGCCCACTTCTACAACATCTGGGCCGGCCGGCCGCTCAACAAGAACCGGTTCCGGGCCCGGCTGCGCACGGACCTCACCCAGGTCTTCGCCGCCGTCCAGCGCGGCGAGGTCACCGCCCGCATCGCCGCCCAACTCCCCCTCGCCGAGGCCGCCGAGGCCCTGCGCCTGGCCGAGTCCGGCACGGTCTCCGGCAAGGTCGTCCTGGTCCCCTGA
- a CDS encoding helix-turn-helix transcriptional regulator, with amino-acid sequence MTPPTVRRRQLGSQLRRLREALDLTLEDVEKRTGLTAAKLSRVELAKSAAKPADVELLARVYGCTDQLCAALVAIAKDGGKRGWWLNYLEDMAPWLADQISLESSAKTFRTYEVQLVPGLFQTADYARAIITRLGLGIAPSDIEARVRVRRERQSVLTQPQPLEVSAVIHEAALASRVGGDRTMRGQLEKLLELASLPNVTIQVMPSATGAHQGMTGPFTILGFRESDLDVVLVEGMLTSEWLEEPDRVSVYDRAFREITADAWPLERSIEFIAAQKDILT; translated from the coding sequence GTGACGCCACCCACGGTGCGTCGGCGTCAGCTCGGCAGCCAGCTGCGCCGGCTGCGTGAAGCGCTTGATCTCACGCTTGAGGATGTCGAGAAGCGCACAGGCCTGACTGCTGCGAAGCTGTCCCGCGTCGAACTCGCGAAGTCGGCGGCCAAGCCGGCGGACGTTGAACTCCTGGCGCGGGTCTACGGTTGTACGGACCAGCTGTGTGCAGCGCTGGTCGCCATCGCGAAGGACGGCGGCAAGCGGGGTTGGTGGCTCAACTACCTTGAGGACATGGCACCCTGGCTCGCAGACCAGATCAGTCTGGAGAGCTCGGCGAAGACCTTCCGCACCTATGAGGTCCAACTGGTTCCCGGACTGTTCCAGACCGCCGACTACGCCAGAGCGATCATCACCCGGCTCGGGCTGGGCATCGCCCCCAGCGACATCGAGGCTCGCGTCCGTGTGCGCCGTGAGCGACAGTCCGTCCTTACGCAGCCTCAGCCGCTGGAGGTCTCGGCGGTCATTCACGAGGCAGCGTTGGCGAGCCGAGTCGGCGGGGACCGGACGATGCGGGGCCAGTTGGAGAAGCTTCTTGAGCTCGCATCCCTGCCCAACGTCACCATCCAAGTCATGCCGTCGGCGACCGGGGCTCACCAGGGCATGACCGGGCCGTTCACCATACTGGGATTCCGGGAGAGCGACCTGGACGTGGTGCTCGTCGAGGGGATGCTGACCAGCGAGTGGCTGGAGGAGCCCGACCGGGTTTCGGTCTACGACCGCGCTTTTCGTGAGATCACGGCCGATGCTTGGCCGCTCGAAAGGTCCATCGAGTTCATCGCCGCACAGAAGGACATCCTCACGTGA
- a CDS encoding S1 RNA-binding domain-containing protein has protein sequence MDWQSESPDLWAFLESLQPGEILSGTVAAIERFGVFVALDDGPDHPLFPGVGFITIPELSWRRNEAPTDAVQVGQHVSCEFLQFDTYNAEARLSLRALLPDPFQAFADRTALGQALRGTVVDMLFFGAFVDIGDEVVGLVPFKEVHGRPVAGLPEAFQVGDEISVVVTDVDRQGRRVFLAGPEDTRHPAPPRPAGAERGGAGR, from the coding sequence ATGGATTGGCAGTCTGAGAGCCCGGACCTCTGGGCATTCCTGGAGTCGTTGCAGCCCGGCGAGATCCTTTCCGGCACCGTCGCGGCGATCGAGCGGTTCGGGGTCTTCGTGGCCCTGGACGACGGACCGGACCACCCCCTGTTCCCCGGCGTCGGGTTCATCACCATCCCCGAACTGTCCTGGCGGCGGAACGAAGCTCCGACCGATGCCGTCCAGGTCGGACAGCACGTCTCATGCGAGTTCCTCCAGTTCGACACGTACAACGCGGAGGCCAGGCTGTCGTTGCGCGCACTGCTCCCCGACCCCTTCCAGGCCTTCGCCGACCGCACGGCGCTCGGCCAGGCCCTGCGCGGCACGGTCGTCGACATGCTCTTCTTCGGCGCCTTCGTCGACATCGGGGACGAAGTCGTGGGGCTGGTGCCCTTCAAGGAAGTCCACGGCAGGCCCGTAGCCGGTCTGCCGGAGGCCTTCCAGGTCGGCGACGAGATCTCGGTCGTCGTCACGGATGTCGACCGGCAGGGGCGCCGGGTGTTCCTTGCCGGGCCGGAGGACACCCGGCATCCCGCGCCACCCCGCCCGGCCGGGGCCGAGCGGGGTGGCGCGGGCCGGTGA
- a CDS encoding DUF397 domain-containing protein — MNNFVRNSAELDVAWQKSSFSGGNGNCVEIASVGSFSYVRDSKDSQGPALILDVRARREFLAAVATGEFDFDLF, encoded by the coding sequence GTGAACAACTTCGTCCGCAATTCAGCCGAACTCGACGTGGCCTGGCAGAAGTCCAGCTTCAGCGGTGGCAACGGCAACTGCGTGGAGATCGCTTCCGTCGGATCCTTTTCCTACGTTCGTGACTCCAAGGACAGCCAGGGCCCGGCACTGATCCTGGATGTCCGTGCGCGTCGAGAGTTCCTTGCCGCCGTTGCCACAGGCGAGTTCGACTTCGATCTCTTCTGA
- a CDS encoding DUF397 domain-containing protein — MPSFPAASALPVQWRKASFSDPNDNCVECGPLGTATAVRDSKNPDGPAHRYPAEVFADFARAVGVGALVRVDN; from the coding sequence GTGCCCTCTTTCCCCGCCGCTTCCGCCCTTCCCGTGCAGTGGAGGAAGGCGAGCTTCAGCGACCCCAACGACAACTGCGTCGAGTGCGGTCCCTTGGGTACGGCCACCGCCGTCCGTGACAGCAAGAACCCCGACGGCCCCGCGCACCGCTACCCCGCTGAGGTCTTCGCGGACTTCGCGCGGGCCGTGGGCGTCGGCGCGCTCGTCCGGGTCGACAACTGA
- a CDS encoding nuclear transport factor 2 family protein gives MKSSSRRTLTALIGTTALCAVLGTTAAAAQPTVPSTAQRLPKVVTAWAAAWNGSDPQALGVLFTADSTYTDQGIGVTFHGRQEIGGWKARTDSLIDGVHVTVKAAHRDGAHITVEAVYSGHLKGAPKPFAVPMATLLDLGEHHLIASDQDYYSLNTVLAQSGLPADWTPPTH, from the coding sequence ATGAAGTCCAGCTCACGCCGTACCCTGACCGCGCTGATCGGTACGACGGCCCTCTGCGCCGTCCTCGGCACCACCGCCGCCGCCGCGCAGCCCACCGTGCCGTCCACCGCGCAGCGCCTGCCGAAGGTCGTCACCGCATGGGCCGCCGCCTGGAACGGCAGCGACCCCCAGGCGCTCGGTGTCCTGTTCACCGCCGACAGCACCTACACGGACCAGGGCATCGGGGTCACCTTCCACGGCCGCCAGGAGATCGGCGGCTGGAAGGCCCGTACCGACAGCCTCATCGACGGCGTCCACGTCACCGTGAAGGCAGCCCACCGCGACGGCGCCCACATCACCGTCGAAGCCGTCTACTCCGGCCATCTCAAGGGCGCGCCCAAGCCGTTCGCCGTGCCGATGGCCACCCTCCTCGACCTCGGCGAGCACCACCTGATCGCCTCCGACCAGGACTACTACAGCCTCAACACCGTCCTTGCCCAGTCCGGCCTGCCCGCCGACTGGACCCCGCCCACGCACTGA
- a CDS encoding ATP-binding protein — protein sequence MPQNRFRLPASESSVAVARRLAVAQLGTWVGELDPDDRAVIELLVSELVTNAVRYGKTQTTTVELIGTEDGTVVLTVEDANPTEPQQQEPEADDEGGRGLLLVDALALQRGTIRLDSGKKTWVEVRMAPGTAARLRALAVPRPAANSLPDLADRLPSQLLDHRIRALRPRPGVGDLDGHRPPLGRHRCRARAAEATTVGGRP from the coding sequence ATGCCCCAGAACCGCTTCCGCCTCCCCGCGTCCGAGTCGTCCGTCGCCGTCGCCCGAAGACTCGCCGTGGCCCAACTGGGCACCTGGGTGGGGGAACTGGATCCGGACGACCGGGCGGTCATCGAACTGCTGGTCTCCGAACTGGTGACCAACGCGGTGCGGTACGGCAAGACGCAGACCACCACCGTCGAACTCATCGGCACCGAGGACGGCACGGTCGTTCTCACGGTCGAGGACGCCAATCCGACCGAACCGCAGCAACAGGAGCCGGAGGCGGACGACGAGGGCGGGCGCGGGTTGCTCCTGGTCGACGCGCTGGCGCTGCAGCGGGGCACCATCCGGCTGGACTCCGGGAAGAAGACCTGGGTCGAGGTGCGGATGGCGCCGGGGACCGCAGCTCGACTCCGCGCCCTGGCCGTGCCACGACCGGCCGCCAACTCCCTTCCCGACCTGGCCGATCGGCTGCCGTCGCAGCTCCTGGACCACCGCATCCGCGCCCTGCGGCCAAGACCGGGCGTCGGCGACCTCGATGGTCACCGCCCACCCCTCGGTCGGCATCGGTGCAGGGCGCGGGCGGCGGAAGCGACGACCGTCGGAGGCCGGCCGTGA